The DNA sequence ACGCGGTTGAGGTTGTTCTCCAGCCAGACGAAGTAGAACGACGCGCCGATCCAGGCCACGCCAGTGATCATGTGAACCCAGCGCACGCTCAGGTTCAGCCATTCCAACAGATGTGCTTCCACAGTCTTTACCTCTCGCCTGTCACTCTTGTTGTCGAGTGATCAGACCTTCTCTTATTGGTGGGGGGCGAGGATCAAACGCTCATCCTCTTTGAAAAAATGCTCATCGCAGTTATTGCCTGTGCCACTGCGATCAACCACCAGGAAGTCATCCCGCTTTTCGATCGTCAGCACCGGGTGGTGCCAGACGCCGCGATGGTAATTGATGCCCTGCCTGCCGTTGGTGACGAAGGCGCGGACCAAGCCTGATACAGGTACATCGCCAAGTGGCGCGACCACGATCAGAAAGGGGTTGCCGAGCAGCGGAATGAAAGCCTGGCTGCCCAGCGGATGGCGTTCCAGCATGCTGACGGTCAGCGGCATGTCCTGCGCGTCGGCGCGGAAGATGCTGATGATCGCGTTGTCCTCAGGCGTCGCGGTTTCGACCGTCGCCAGTTTGTGGAAGCGCATGGTCGAACCGTTGTTGATCATGAAGTGATCGCTGCCGTCGGTTTCGATCACGTCACCGAAAGGGGCGAAGGCTTCTTTGGTCAGCGGTTCAATCGTCAGTGTGCGCATGCTGTTCTTTTCCGAATTCTGTGTTGTTGGTTCTATCGTCATCGCTGGCAAGCCAGCTCCCACAGGTTTTGTGTACACCACAGTCTCCTGTGGGAGCGGGCTTGCCCGCGATTGGGTTCAGCGCTTATTTAGCGACCTTGCCCAGTACGCGCAGGCGGCTCACACCACCATCCGGGAACACGTTCAGACGGATGTGGGTGATCGGGCCCAGTGCCTTGATCTGCTCGACGAAGGTGTGTTCGGCGTGCATTTCCAGCTTCTGGCTTGGCAGCAGTTCGCGCCAGAACAGCGACTGGGTTTCGATCTGGCTGTCGGTGCCGCCCTTGACGAACGCGCCCTGGATCGAGCAGGTGTCCGGGTAGTTGCCCTTGAAGTGCAGGGTGTCGACGATGATTTTTTCGATCTCGCCCGGGTGGCCCAGCGCGACGATCACCCAGTCATTGCCCGGGGTACGACGACGTGCGGTTTCCCAGCCGTCGCCCATGTTGATGCCACGGCCCGGGTTGAGGATGTTGCTCATGCGGCCGAAGTGTTCGTCGGAGCAGGCGAGGGCGCGGCCACCGTTGAGGGCTGCAGCCAGGTCGACTTGCTCGTTGTCGCCAACAGCCGACCAGTCGCGGAACGGAATGCCGTACACGCGCAGACGGGCCACGCCGCCATCCGGGTAGATGTTGAAGCGCAGGTGGCTGAACGCCTTGTCGTTGCTGATTTCGTGGTAGTGGTGGCTGTTGCCTTGCAGCTCGACGGCCGACAGCACTTCGGTCCACTGGGTGTTTTCGTCCGGCTCGCCCGACGCCAGGAAGCACGCTTCCAGCGAGGCCGATGGCGGGAAGTTGCCGGTGAAGAATGAAGTGTCGATGTCCACGCCTTTGATCGAACCCGGTACGCCCAGGCGGATCACCGCGCTGTCGTAGCCTTCGAAGCGCTTGCGACGGGATTCCCAGCCGTCCATCCACTTGCCGTTGTCATCGAACACGCCCTCCTTCCACACGGCCGGGGTCGGCTGAAACAGACGATTGGCGTCTGCGAACCAGTCATCGGTGACCGAGATGATTTTGGTGCCCAGACGGGCATCGGCCAGGTTGACGAACTTCTCGAAAGGTACGGCGTAAGCTTTCATTCTTCTTGTCTGCCTTTAAATAAGTGGCTTGGGATGCTTGCAAGGCCCTGGGCGTTCTCCGCGTCTGACACGCTCGGGCCAGGCTTGCTAGAGAGTCAGTAATCGGAACAGGGCGATCTTGTTGATCTCCGCCAGCGCGCATTTGAACTCGGTGTCGACCGGGTTGTGAATGCGCGTTTCGAACGCCGCGAGGATCTGATGCCGGTTGCTGCCTTTTACCGCCATGATGAAGGGAAACTTGAACTTGGCTTTGTAGGCGTCGTTCAGCTCGGTGAAGCGCTGGAACTCTTCGGCCGTGCATTGGTGAATACCGGCGCCAGCCTGTTCATTGGTGCTGGCTTCGGTCAACTCGCCCTGGACGGCGGCTTTGCCGGCCAGGTCCGGGTGAGCGTTGATCAGTGCCAGCTGACTGGCGTGATCGGCGCTCAACAGGATGTCGCTCATGCGCTGGTGCAGGGTTTCGATCTGGTCGATCGACGCGTCCTGGCCCAGGTCGAAGGCCTTCTCGGCCACCCATGGCGAATGTTCGTAGATGTCGGCGAAGGCTTTGACGAAGGCGTCGCGGCTCAGGG is a window from the Pseudomonas gozinkensis genome containing:
- a CDS encoding ureidoglycolate lyase, which gives rise to MRTLTIEPLTKEAFAPFGDVIETDGSDHFMINNGSTMRFHKLATVETATPEDNAIISIFRADAQDMPLTVSMLERHPLGSQAFIPLLGNPFLIVVAPLGDVPVSGLVRAFVTNGRQGINYHRGVWHHPVLTIEKRDDFLVVDRSGTGNNCDEHFFKEDERLILAPHQ
- the alc gene encoding allantoicase; this encodes MKAYAVPFEKFVNLADARLGTKIISVTDDWFADANRLFQPTPAVWKEGVFDDNGKWMDGWESRRKRFEGYDSAVIRLGVPGSIKGVDIDTSFFTGNFPPSASLEACFLASGEPDENTQWTEVLSAVELQGNSHHYHEISNDKAFSHLRFNIYPDGGVARLRVYGIPFRDWSAVGDNEQVDLAAALNGGRALACSDEHFGRMSNILNPGRGINMGDGWETARRRTPGNDWVIVALGHPGEIEKIIVDTLHFKGNYPDTCSIQGAFVKGGTDSQIETQSLFWRELLPSQKLEMHAEHTFVEQIKALGPITHIRLNVFPDGGVSRLRVLGKVAK
- the uraD gene encoding 2-oxo-4-hydroxy-4-carboxy-5-ureidoimidazoline decarboxylase, whose protein sequence is MSTFQTLKPSTLSRDAFVKAFADIYEHSPWVAEKAFDLGQDASIDQIETLHQRMSDILLSADHASQLALINAHPDLAGKAAVQGELTEASTNEQAGAGIHQCTAEEFQRFTELNDAYKAKFKFPFIMAVKGSNRHQILAAFETRIHNPVDTEFKCALAEINKIALFRLLTL